A portion of the Leptospira mtsangambouensis genome contains these proteins:
- a CDS encoding response regulator — MSKKILLCDDAPTALKLMEMVLADEGYEIFKAENADQAMKSLELNGPFDGCVFDVNMPGKNGIELSREFLAHPKGTGANILIVSTESSDHLRKAGKDAGVKAWIVKPFDDEDLIEVLKQITG, encoded by the coding sequence ATGTCAAAAAAAATATTACTATGCGATGATGCACCTACTGCATTGAAACTTATGGAGATGGTCCTTGCAGATGAAGGTTATGAAATCTTTAAGGCAGAAAATGCAGATCAAGCAATGAAAAGTTTAGAGCTCAATGGCCCTTTTGACGGATGCGTATTTGATGTGAATATGCCAGGTAAAAATGGAATAGAGCTGTCTCGTGAATTTTTGGCTCATCCAAAAGGTACCGGGGCAAACATTCTAATCGTATCAACTGAATCGAGTGATCACCTCCGCAAAGCCGGAAAGGATGCAGGAGTGAAAGCATGGATTGTAAAACCATTCGATGATGAAGATTTAATTGAAGTATTAAAACAAATTACCGGCTAA
- a CDS encoding RecQ family ATP-dependent DNA helicase — MNLDETKLIFGISQFRGNQEQIIQHILSGQDALVLMPTGMGKSLCYQIPAITLPGICIVISPLIALMKDQVAALQRKGVSAEYINSSLGKAERIERYAKLKSGDYKILYVSPERFQKKEFLDALSGLAVSLLAIDEAHCISQWGHDFRPDYTKISWFREILGYPVTVALTATASKHVQEDIVSQLGIIKEKIKIFDDGLFRPNLKLSVVDCFDSEAKYKVILEDLNHTNGATIIYFSLIQELEKFSHWLDTKQKRHFVYHGKLSPTQRNKIQSSFLKSDEGILLATNAFGMGIDKPNIRNVYHAQIPGSIESYYQEIGRAGRDGDPSDCKLYYQQEDLTVQMEFIEWQNPDRTYLKKLFGTLLQKQNELSGLDYETLQSYMSFKNKGDHRVQTALSLLASKGLISGELEKGTLQIESEWSESFFSESELLEKKKNSQKKLYQTLLYTKTTDCRRKFIHEYFDSSYFGCGNCDLCLTN; from the coding sequence TTGAATCTTGATGAAACAAAATTAATATTTGGTATTTCTCAGTTTCGTGGAAACCAGGAACAAATTATCCAACACATTCTTTCTGGACAGGATGCGTTGGTACTTATGCCAACAGGAATGGGCAAGTCTTTATGTTATCAAATTCCGGCAATCACTCTGCCAGGAATTTGTATAGTTATTTCTCCATTGATCGCTTTGATGAAGGATCAAGTAGCCGCATTACAAAGAAAAGGTGTATCGGCCGAATATATCAACTCTAGTTTAGGAAAAGCAGAGCGAATAGAGCGGTACGCAAAACTTAAATCAGGTGATTATAAAATTTTATACGTTTCTCCGGAACGTTTTCAGAAAAAAGAATTTTTGGATGCACTGAGTGGTCTTGCGGTTTCCTTATTAGCCATTGATGAAGCGCATTGTATTAGCCAATGGGGTCATGACTTTCGGCCTGATTATACAAAGATATCTTGGTTTCGAGAAATCTTAGGTTATCCAGTAACAGTGGCATTGACTGCTACTGCTTCTAAACATGTCCAAGAGGACATTGTTTCTCAATTGGGGATCATAAAAGAAAAAATAAAAATTTTTGACGATGGATTGTTTCGTCCTAATTTGAAATTATCTGTGGTAGATTGTTTTGATTCAGAGGCAAAATATAAAGTTATTTTAGAAGATTTAAACCATACAAATGGAGCAACGATCATTTATTTTAGCCTTATCCAAGAGTTAGAAAAATTTAGTCACTGGCTTGATACAAAGCAGAAACGACATTTCGTTTATCATGGTAAACTTTCTCCAACACAAAGAAATAAAATACAATCTTCTTTTCTCAAATCGGATGAGGGAATTCTTCTGGCAACAAATGCATTTGGGATGGGAATTGATAAACCTAATATTCGTAATGTCTACCATGCGCAGATTCCGGGGAGTATCGAATCTTATTATCAAGAAATAGGGCGTGCCGGTAGAGATGGTGATCCTTCTGATTGTAAACTCTATTACCAACAAGAAGACCTAACTGTTCAAATGGAATTTATTGAATGGCAAAATCCTGACCGAACGTATCTAAAGAAACTATTTGGAACTTTGTTACAAAAACAAAATGAATTATCTGGTTTAGATTATGAAACCTTACAAAGTTATATGAGTTTTAAAAATAAAGGAGACCACCGAGTCCAAACAGCTTTGAGTTTGCTCGCGAGTAAAGGGTTGATTTCTGGGGAGTTGGAGAAAGGGACATTGCAGATTGAGTCTGAATGGTCTGAATCTTTTTTTTCTGAATCTGAATTACTTGAGAAAAAGAAAAATTCCCAGAAAAAACTTTATCAAACTCTATTATATACTAAAACGACTGATTGCAGACGGAAGTTCATTCATGAATATTTTGATTCATCATATTTCGGTTGTGGAAATTGTGATTTGTGTTTAACGAATTAA
- a CDS encoding WG repeat-containing protein: MKKTFILFLFVVPLLAQPNRPVAFEENGLYGYQNKSGKVIIKPQYQHAMDFTKELVGFVVSENRWLCINTQNKILLEVFPYDNGPDEYSEKLARFVENKKFGFFNPQCKKQIPAAYDFVFPFENGISIVCNFCESKSDGEHSRIVGGKYGAINKKGHIVIPIEYDSINSIDFKKKTANVTANQIKTKIKF; the protein is encoded by the coding sequence ATGAAAAAAACTTTTATTCTTTTCCTATTTGTGGTTCCGCTCTTGGCACAACCCAATCGCCCCGTTGCCTTTGAAGAAAATGGACTTTATGGCTATCAAAATAAATCCGGTAAGGTAATCATCAAACCACAATACCAACATGCAATGGATTTCACCAAAGAATTGGTAGGATTTGTCGTCAGTGAAAACCGATGGCTTTGCATCAATACCCAAAACAAAATTCTTTTGGAAGTATTTCCTTATGATAATGGTCCAGATGAATACTCTGAAAAACTCGCAAGATTTGTGGAAAACAAAAAGTTTGGATTTTTCAATCCTCAATGTAAAAAACAAATTCCAGCTGCCTATGATTTTGTTTTCCCTTTTGAGAACGGAATTTCCATTGTCTGTAATTTTTGCGAATCAAAATCAGATGGGGAACATAGCCGAATTGTCGGAGGAAAGTATGGAGCCATCAACAAAAAAGGGCATATTGTCATCCCCATCGAATACGACTCCATCAACTCAATTGATTTCAAAAAGAAAACTGCAAATGTAACAGCAAACCAAATAAAAACTAAAATTAAGTTTTAG
- a CDS encoding chemotaxis protein CheD: MMKQKVYLNIGEAYFTSGMYEIRTILGSCVSVCLFHEKTKHSAINHILLPGSVDKLEEKQSLRYGITSMELLINEFVKLNIPRNALKAKIFGGSQTSVLSTSNAGPKNIMFVKDFLQTERIAVISEDTGGELYRKLVFHTDNYDVFITKLQSNASSEILTQERHFETKVRERMVKKTSVFTF; the protein is encoded by the coding sequence ATGATGAAGCAAAAAGTATACTTGAATATTGGTGAAGCCTATTTCACTTCAGGTATGTATGAAATTCGTACTATTTTAGGTTCTTGTGTGTCCGTATGTTTATTTCATGAAAAAACAAAACATAGCGCCATCAATCATATTCTTTTACCAGGAAGTGTAGATAAATTAGAAGAAAAACAGAGTTTAAGATATGGAATTACTTCCATGGAATTATTGATTAATGAATTTGTGAAACTAAATATCCCTAGAAATGCATTGAAAGCAAAGATATTCGGTGGGTCTCAAACTTCGGTATTATCAACTAGTAACGCTGGTCCAAAGAACATAATGTTTGTTAAAGATTTTTTACAGACTGAAAGAATCGCAGTCATCAGTGAAGACACTGGTGGTGAGTTGTATCGGAAGTTAGTTTTTCATACCGATAATTATGATGTTTTTATTACAAAACTACAATCAAATGCATCTAGCGAAATTTTAACGCAAGAACGACACTTTGAAACAAAAGTGCGAGAGAGAATGGTTAAAAAAACATCTGTATTTACATTCTGA
- a CDS encoding acetate--CoA ligase, whose protein sequence is MNDNVYRIYLYQNELTVFVLICKFVVGIFKEPASYKQSGRNKMEQVVHDDEKMKFWMSLVDRIFWNTKPTKVYDKSDDGLYHWFPDGVLNTSYLALDFHVEAGKGEETAIIYDSPVTKTKSKLSYRKLLESVEKMAFTLDSLGVKKGDTVVIYMPMIPEALVSMLACARIGAVHSVVFGGFAPHELAVRLDDCRPKIVITASYGVEISKIIPYKPLLDEAMHLSSHKPDYVILKSRPNLEVIMHTGRDFDWDELMETAGKKKAVNVSSGDPLYILYTSGTTGKPKGVVRDNGGHAIAMHYSMEVIYDMKPGEVFFAASDVGWVVGHSYIVYAPLIYGCTTVLYEGKPVRTPDAGAFYRIIEEYKVKTLFCAPTAFRAIRKEDPDGKELSKYNISSLKYLFLAGERTDPVTYDWACELLKVPVVDHWWQTETGWAIAANMMGASPLPTKAGSATKPVTGFDVRILDEEGHELNHGEKGNIVIKLPLPPGCLPTLWNDHTNFESSYLSHYPGYYLTGDGGYFDEDGYLFILGRIDDVINVAGHRLSTGEMEEIVAENSSIAESAVIGIADEIKGQVPLAIVVCKDGISIDQKSIEFDITHRIREKIGAIASLKAVVFVKRLPKTRSGKILRKTMRKMIDGETYSVPSTIDDPSILDEVMDVVRIKFPRTSN, encoded by the coding sequence ATGAATGATAATGTATATAGGATATATTTATACCAAAATGAGTTAACTGTTTTCGTTTTGATTTGTAAATTTGTAGTTGGGATTTTTAAGGAACCTGCATCTTATAAACAATCAGGTAGGAATAAAATGGAACAAGTGGTTCACGATGATGAAAAAATGAAATTTTGGATGTCTCTTGTTGATCGGATTTTTTGGAATACAAAACCAACAAAAGTATATGATAAGAGTGATGATGGCCTTTACCACTGGTTCCCTGATGGAGTTTTAAATACTTCCTATTTGGCTTTGGATTTTCATGTTGAAGCAGGTAAAGGGGAAGAGACAGCCATTATATATGATTCACCTGTAACCAAAACAAAATCCAAATTATCCTATCGTAAACTTTTGGAATCTGTTGAGAAAATGGCATTCACTTTGGATTCGTTAGGTGTGAAGAAAGGAGATACGGTTGTAATATATATGCCGATGATTCCGGAAGCACTTGTTTCTATGTTGGCTTGTGCAAGGATTGGAGCTGTCCACTCTGTTGTATTTGGAGGGTTTGCACCTCATGAATTAGCTGTTAGGTTAGATGATTGTCGCCCTAAAATTGTAATCACAGCTTCTTATGGAGTTGAAATTTCAAAAATAATTCCATATAAGCCATTGTTAGATGAGGCGATGCACCTTTCTTCTCATAAACCAGATTATGTGATTCTAAAATCAAGACCAAACTTAGAAGTAATCATGCATACCGGAAGAGATTTTGATTGGGATGAATTGATGGAGACAGCTGGCAAAAAAAAGGCAGTAAACGTTTCTTCAGGAGACCCACTTTATATCCTTTATACATCTGGGACAACAGGAAAACCAAAAGGTGTAGTAAGGGATAACGGAGGTCATGCGATTGCTATGCATTACTCCATGGAAGTTATTTATGATATGAAACCTGGAGAAGTTTTTTTTGCTGCTTCTGATGTAGGTTGGGTTGTCGGACATTCTTATATTGTTTACGCACCGCTCATTTATGGCTGTACCACTGTATTGTACGAAGGAAAACCAGTCCGAACACCAGATGCAGGAGCTTTTTACCGAATCATAGAGGAATATAAAGTGAAAACGTTGTTTTGTGCACCGACTGCCTTTCGGGCCATTCGAAAAGAGGATCCAGATGGTAAGGAACTTTCTAAATACAATATTAGTTCATTAAAATATTTGTTTTTAGCAGGAGAAAGGACAGACCCAGTGACATACGATTGGGCTTGCGAACTTTTAAAAGTTCCAGTTGTTGACCATTGGTGGCAAACGGAAACGGGTTGGGCCATTGCTGCCAATATGATGGGAGCTTCTCCTCTTCCAACAAAGGCTGGTTCGGCGACAAAACCTGTTACAGGTTTTGATGTCCGTATTTTGGATGAAGAAGGCCATGAACTTAACCATGGTGAAAAAGGAAATATTGTGATCAAACTACCTTTGCCACCTGGATGTTTGCCAACACTTTGGAATGATCATACCAATTTTGAATCTTCTTATTTATCTCATTACCCAGGCTATTATCTAACAGGAGATGGCGGATATTTTGATGAAGATGGATATCTTTTTATTCTTGGGCGAATCGATGATGTGATCAATGTGGCAGGTCATAGACTTTCTACGGGAGAGATGGAGGAAATTGTAGCAGAAAATTCTTCCATCGCAGAATCGGCTGTGATTGGCATTGCTGATGAAATCAAAGGGCAAGTTCCGTTGGCCATTGTTGTGTGTAAGGATGGAATTTCAATCGACCAAAAATCGATTGAATTTGATATCACACATCGAATCCGAGAAAAAATTGGAGCAATTGCATCTTTAAAGGCGGTTGTCTTTGTAAAAAGACTACCAAAAACTCGTTCTGGAAAAATTCTACGTAAAACAATGCGTAAGATGATCGATGGAGAAACATATTCTGTTCCATCCACCATTGATGATCCTTCTATTTTGGATGAAGTGATGGATGTTGTTCGGATAAAATTTCCTAGAACAAGTAATTGA
- a CDS encoding sensor histidine kinase translates to MKKILLIGLCFLSACTPHSQNTENPVAVQGEIDLRHWDFQKPIPLSGEWKFDWEKLISPSNLTSDTQNYKEPIKQASPNTKKLQLIGERWKEKYKGTGYSTYQIKVLFPEVSKENIYALRFFQTGGAAMSVYINGKLELELGKVGTSQETMSPTRSSGTLILSHPSPETEILVHVSNFFHDDGAFWYPPTLGLYQNTNKQMFHEAIRDSLLTGALLFMAFYHFVVFLFRRERSLVLYFGLYSLVIALHSISLNGDSLYFIFPEVPYRIAFALSLIFYLAMPFYLLFLTKRFPDNFSKSITQFFVISCTTLYLFVLLTPSELGSKTTFYGLFLTIFGLFYSIVCIIYAVFQKKEMAIPFLLIQVLLFLSAINDTLYLYGIFNYFLILEYSYLSTVLLQSLVLASYFTKSFIKNETLGKELASLNESLEKTVVLRTQEYKEAKQVAEEANQWKDKLISLVAHDLRSPLSTVYSALTIVTDKNSTEEEKTHISKQVFVILENAMATVEHLLNLNRFKLDQGQIHLHLSENQLSEIIKPLADSFSFELKKKSLQLELSVPETTIVYADTSLLLEILRNLIANAIKFSHPNGWIKVSTSQNQMFTEICIEDNGKGIPIERQKDLFSKPMTSLGTMGEKGFGIGLKLCFELMRLHGGSIQVHSEEGKGSKFLLEFPKENRTVTLEAS, encoded by the coding sequence ATGAAAAAGATACTTTTGATTGGGCTGTGTTTCCTTTCTGCTTGCACACCTCATTCACAAAATACAGAGAATCCGGTGGCCGTCCAAGGTGAAATAGACCTTAGGCATTGGGATTTCCAAAAGCCCATTCCTCTTTCTGGAGAATGGAAATTTGATTGGGAAAAACTCATCTCGCCAAGCAACCTAACATCCGATACACAAAATTACAAAGAACCAATCAAACAAGCCTCACCAAACACAAAAAAACTCCAACTGATAGGAGAACGTTGGAAAGAAAAATACAAAGGGACAGGTTATTCCACTTACCAAATAAAAGTTTTATTCCCTGAAGTATCAAAAGAAAACATTTATGCATTACGGTTTTTCCAAACAGGCGGGGCAGCCATGTCCGTCTACATCAATGGGAAATTAGAATTAGAATTGGGAAAAGTTGGAACCTCGCAAGAAACCATGTCCCCCACTCGCAGTTCAGGAACTCTCATACTTTCCCATCCAAGTCCAGAAACAGAAATACTTGTCCATGTTTCTAATTTTTTCCATGACGATGGAGCATTCTGGTATCCTCCCACATTAGGACTTTACCAAAATACCAACAAACAAATGTTTCACGAAGCCATCAGAGACTCTCTTTTAACAGGAGCTTTGTTATTTATGGCATTTTATCATTTTGTCGTTTTTTTATTTCGAAGAGAGAGATCTTTAGTGCTTTATTTTGGTTTATATAGTTTGGTGATAGCACTTCATTCCATTTCTTTAAACGGAGATTCTCTCTATTTTATATTTCCAGAGGTCCCTTACAGAATAGCATTTGCTCTTTCTTTGATATTCTATTTAGCAATGCCATTTTACCTTTTATTTTTAACCAAACGATTCCCCGATAATTTTTCAAAATCCATCACTCAGTTCTTTGTCATATCTTGTACGACTTTATATCTTTTTGTTTTACTCACACCTTCAGAATTAGGTTCAAAGACTACATTTTATGGATTATTCCTTACGATTTTTGGTTTGTTTTATTCCATAGTTTGTATCATTTATGCAGTTTTTCAGAAAAAAGAAATGGCCATACCGTTTCTTCTCATCCAAGTTTTATTGTTTTTAAGTGCCATCAACGACACACTATATCTCTATGGAATTTTTAACTATTTTTTGATTCTTGAATATTCCTACTTGTCGACAGTCCTGCTCCAATCATTGGTTTTAGCTTCCTACTTTACGAAATCATTTATTAAAAATGAAACATTGGGAAAAGAATTAGCATCACTCAATGAGTCTTTGGAAAAGACTGTTGTTCTAAGAACCCAAGAATATAAAGAAGCAAAACAAGTTGCAGAAGAAGCCAACCAATGGAAAGATAAATTGATCTCTCTTGTGGCGCATGACCTTAGGTCACCGCTAAGTACTGTTTACTCAGCCTTAACTATCGTTACAGATAAAAATTCAACCGAAGAAGAAAAAACCCATATATCAAAACAAGTGTTTGTTATTTTAGAAAATGCTATGGCGACCGTAGAACATCTTCTGAATTTAAACAGGTTTAAATTGGACCAAGGTCAAATCCACTTACATTTATCTGAAAATCAATTGTCTGAGATCATAAAACCTTTAGCCGATTCTTTTTCTTTTGAATTAAAAAAGAAATCTTTACAGTTAGAATTATCAGTTCCCGAAACAACTATTGTTTATGCAGACACATCCCTTCTCCTTGAAATTCTTCGTAATTTGATAGCGAATGCCATTAAATTTAGTCATCCGAATGGATGGATCAAAGTTAGCACGAGTCAAAATCAAATGTTCACAGAGATATGTATTGAAGACAATGGCAAAGGCATTCCAATCGAACGACAAAAAGATTTGTTTTCAAAACCCATGACTTCTCTTGGTACAATGGGAGAAAAAGGATTTGGAATTGGGCTTAAACTTTGTTTTGAATTAATGCGCCTTCATGGAGGGAGCATCCAAGTCCATTCAGAGGAAGGAAAAGGAAGTAAATTTCTTTTAGAATTTCCAAAAGAAAACAGAACAGTAACCTTAGAAGCATCATAA
- a CDS encoding chemotaxis protein CheA, with amino-acid sequence MGREQLLLDFIPEGFELIEVCESLILSIEGINDQSGEYDEDLINNLFRAVHTFKGSTGLLKLESLVKISHEAETLMDILRKEKKLPSEDICQVLINTCDQLRRLLHKVDETKSNPELDDESEAIIEVLKREIKQLNAETFGTVEEIVTPKKKKSFEIFGEEELNAEPIIAIKKPAFEIFDNSPNPTFAESKTNIKDQKTTEILKPAKTQLDKEPIAATTNIQKKEIKVANEKLDALMDLVGELVIAESNVTQHPLLKSLRNEDFNSSINRLHKIVLDLQEVALSTRMIPISGVFQKMSRLIRDLQKKANKKVALYISGEETEIDKSIVDLIADPIIHILRNSIDHGIETTEERMLSGKAEVGTIQLSARQSVNEVWVMIRDDGRGLNREKIIQKSIERGILSGDTEHLSDQEVYNLIFVPGLSTAEAVTDISGRGVGMDIVRQNVEKMGGKIEIHSRLQKGTSFILRIPLSLGIMEGTVVRIGKKFFTIQTIELREFVSLREKKEIPLEDNQKVIDVRGTFIPIFDINQILNHREKIVYEGLDPLMIVLEYEKKLLGIRVDEIVGNQNVVIKPLQGILEEASGVNGFTILGSGNVSLILDVKSIFQKLHRSES; translated from the coding sequence ATGGGAAGAGAACAACTCTTACTCGATTTTATCCCCGAAGGGTTTGAACTTATTGAAGTTTGCGAATCATTGATTCTTTCAATAGAAGGAATCAATGATCAATCAGGTGAATACGATGAAGATCTTATTAACAACCTGTTTCGTGCGGTTCATACCTTTAAGGGTTCAACCGGATTATTAAAACTAGAAAGTTTAGTCAAAATATCTCATGAAGCAGAAACTTTGATGGATATTTTGCGCAAAGAAAAAAAACTTCCGAGTGAAGATATTTGCCAAGTACTCATCAACACATGTGATCAATTGCGAAGACTATTGCATAAAGTAGATGAAACAAAATCAAATCCAGAATTAGATGATGAATCCGAAGCAATCATTGAAGTTTTAAAACGTGAGATTAAACAATTAAATGCGGAAACTTTCGGAACAGTAGAAGAAATTGTTACACCAAAAAAGAAAAAAAGTTTTGAAATATTTGGCGAAGAAGAACTCAATGCTGAGCCTATTATAGCAATAAAAAAACCCGCTTTTGAAATTTTTGATAACTCACCTAATCCAACCTTTGCAGAATCCAAAACAAATATCAAAGATCAAAAAACGACAGAAATACTGAAACCTGCGAAAACACAATTAGATAAAGAACCAATCGCTGCTACCACAAACATTCAGAAAAAAGAAATCAAAGTAGCAAATGAAAAGTTGGATGCGCTTATGGATTTAGTAGGAGAGTTGGTGATTGCTGAGTCGAATGTAACACAACACCCTCTTCTTAAATCTCTTCGGAATGAAGATTTCAATTCTTCTATCAATCGTCTCCACAAAATCGTATTAGATTTACAAGAAGTAGCTTTATCAACTCGGATGATACCCATTAGTGGAGTTTTTCAAAAGATGTCTCGTTTGATTCGCGACCTGCAGAAAAAGGCAAACAAAAAAGTTGCATTATACATCAGCGGAGAGGAGACCGAAATTGACAAATCCATTGTTGATTTAATTGCAGACCCGATCATTCATATTTTGAGAAATTCAATTGATCATGGAATCGAAACAACGGAAGAGAGAATGTTATCTGGAAAAGCAGAAGTTGGTACCATCCAGCTAAGTGCAAGGCAATCTGTCAATGAAGTATGGGTTATGATCCGTGATGACGGCAGAGGATTAAATCGTGAAAAAATAATACAAAAATCAATTGAAAGAGGAATACTTAGCGGAGACACCGAACACTTGTCAGACCAAGAAGTATATAACTTGATTTTTGTTCCCGGTCTATCCACAGCAGAAGCAGTGACAGACATTTCTGGTAGAGGTGTCGGTATGGACATTGTGCGTCAAAATGTTGAAAAAATGGGCGGTAAAATTGAAATCCACAGTCGCTTACAGAAAGGTACAAGTTTCATTCTAAGGATTCCGCTTTCTCTTGGAATTATGGAAGGAACGGTGGTCCGCATTGGTAAAAAGTTTTTCACAATCCAAACCATTGAACTAAGAGAGTTTGTAAGCCTGCGGGAAAAAAAAGAAATTCCTCTTGAGGATAACCAAAAAGTCATCGACGTCAGAGGCACCTTTATCCCAATTTTTGACATCAACCAGATTCTAAATCATAGAGAGAAAATTGTTTATGAAGGATTGGATCCACTTATGATTGTTCTCGAATATGAGAAGAAGTTATTAGGGATTCGAGTCGATGAAATAGTTGGAAATCAAAATGTAGTCATCAAACCATTACAAGGAATTTTAGAAGAAGCAAGCGGGGTAAATGGATTCACAATTCTAGGTAGCGGAAACGTAAGTTTAATTTTAGATGTTAAATCAATATTTCAGAAACTGCACAGAAGTGAATCATGA
- a CDS encoding protein-glutamate methylesterase/protein-glutamine glutaminase — MIKLLIVDDQNVVRNVLSEMFSNNKDIHVVGTASNALEAKILIPQLRPDVISLDVDMPGMTGIEFLDWLIPNFPTPVIMLSTYTVTGANATIQALQRGAMDFVRKPDGTESDFLRMLEELTFKIKKLGILTKPKQYVTPTLTNKLTGLKGKQTNIKLIAIGASTGGTQALDFILHQLPNDLPPIVVVQHMPEHFTTLFAQRLNQTTGLPVKEAAHGDILETGHVYLAPGDQHLLVRRLAGRYYLELEVFDKVSGHRPSVDVLFNSISQGKMSNNCLAILLTGMGRDGAAGLKAIKDAGGRTIGQDEDSSVVYGMPKEAFVLGAVEKQAGLSSIPNVILQILES; from the coding sequence ATGATCAAACTCTTGATTGTAGACGATCAAAATGTGGTGCGAAACGTTTTGTCTGAGATGTTTTCAAATAACAAGGACATACACGTTGTTGGTACTGCATCAAATGCATTAGAAGCCAAAATACTAATTCCGCAACTTCGTCCAGATGTGATTAGTTTGGATGTTGACATGCCCGGAATGACTGGTATAGAATTTTTAGACTGGCTGATACCTAATTTTCCTACTCCCGTGATTATGTTAAGCACATACACTGTCACTGGTGCCAATGCAACGATCCAAGCCCTCCAACGAGGTGCAATGGATTTTGTAAGAAAGCCAGATGGAACAGAATCAGATTTTTTAAGAATGTTAGAAGAACTAACATTCAAAATCAAAAAACTAGGAATCCTTACCAAGCCTAAACAATATGTCACTCCAACCCTTACTAATAAACTAACAGGGCTTAAGGGAAAACAAACAAATATTAAATTAATCGCAATCGGTGCCTCCACAGGAGGAACCCAAGCCTTAGATTTCATCTTACACCAATTACCGAATGACCTCCCCCCCATTGTTGTAGTTCAACATATGCCTGAACATTTTACCACTTTGTTTGCACAACGTCTGAATCAAACAACGGGACTACCCGTCAAAGAAGCGGCCCATGGTGATATCCTTGAGACAGGCCACGTCTATCTTGCTCCTGGGGATCAACATTTACTTGTCCGTCGCTTGGCTGGTCGATATTATTTGGAATTAGAAGTATTCGATAAAGTTAGTGGACACCGACCTTCAGTCGATGTTCTTTTTAACTCCATTTCGCAGGGAAAAATGAGTAACAATTGTTTGGCGATACTATTGACAGGTATGGGAAGAGACGGAGCAGCTGGCTTAAAGGCAATAAAAGATGCTGGTGGTAGAACCATAGGCCAAGATGAAGACTCTAGTGTTGTGTATGGAATGCCAAAAGAAGCTTTTGTATTAGGTGCAGTCGAAAAACAAGCAGGCCTTTCTTCAATACCAAATGTAATCTTACAAATTTTAGAATCATAA